TGGGTGGCCTGCCCCAAAGGAGCCTCCCATGGTCTCCCAAGGGCTCCCGGGTGCGGGGACACTGGGTCCCGCACGACCTGAGGAGGCAGCTGTGGTGGGAGACCCCAGGGTCCAGGGCATCTGGCGGCAGCTGGGAGCCCAGGGCCTGCGTATCTGCGCAGCCCCGtcgttccctcctccctcccgcgCCCCCCCCCATTTGATATACCGACCAAGGAGCTTAAGGGGCAGCATGGAGGGGCCTCGGGAAGGGGCAATGCCTCCACCGCCCAGAGCCTTCCTGAATTACACGCTTTCCTCTTACTGACTCTGTCCACCCCACGGCAAAATGGTGACATCGGAGCAGAGAGCGGTGTGTGTCTTGCGGTGAGGCCGTGCCGGTGTCTCAGGGGCAATGAGCGCTGTGCTGTTTCCCTGTCACAAAGAAGTAACGCACCTAGTAGGCCTGACCCCTGACCCGCCTCTCCCGCAGCCCAGCTCCGTGCCGACGTCCATCTggctccccccagcccctcctgctctGCCGTCTGAGAGCCCCCCACCCAGGGCAGGGTGGCTGCCTTTTCTCCGGGAGCTTCCAAGTCCCCTGTGccctcctccttgtcaggctggggGAATGAACTTGGCGGCCGCCCTCCTGCTGCCCCACCTGGGGGTCCTCCCTGCCGGCTCCCATGCCTCCAACAGCCTCCAGGCTGGCTCTGCTCCAAAGCTTCACAGTGGCCACCACCAGGCCCGGGAGCGTGGCGAGTTCCAGTGGAGAAAAGATGTATGCGTAAGTCTCATATCAGACTTTGAAAGCttggtgagaaaaaaagaattttttgttaagatataaattatttcatcagggcttccctggtggcgcactggttgagagtccgcctgccgatgcaggggacacgggttcgagccctggtccgggaagatcccacatgccgcagagcggctgggcctgtgagccatggccgctgagcctgcgcgcccagagcctgtgctccgcaacgggtgaggccacaacagtgagaggcccgtgcagcgcaaaaaaaaaaaacagaacaacacAGCACCCTCACATACAGAGGCTTTATTTTATTCAACTGTGGACAGATGCGTGTATAAACTGCAGTGAAAAGGGATGACTGCCTCAGGCTGCCGGCAGCTACTGTTCGCCTCCATGAACCTTTATGGCCTGGGAAACTCCTTGAAAAATCATCACGGAGCCAGTGGCGAAAATAACGATGAAGACGGTAATCAGGACGAGGCTCAGGACCAGGGCGCAGATGTTCAGGCACTTGGCGGTGGAGGCGTAGCTCTGGGCCCCAGTGACATCGCCCACCATCTTCCGGTCCCTAGACTGGGCGGGGGAAGAGACGGTGAGGGGGACCTGGAGCTGGGCCAGGTGACAGCCAGGTGCTGTGATTCAGGCCGTCCCCTGCTCGTCCCTCAGGGCCCGTTCCCCAAGATGGGGACCCACCCCTGCCTGTTCCCTGGAGCCCAAGCAGGACAGTGCCCGGtgggcccccctcccctcctggggcCTCAATCTGCTTCCTCACTGACTCTCAGCTCTCCGGGAGGCCCCAGGGCTCACCCTCCCTCTGCTCTGTCCCCTGTGCTGGCCACTCACCCCACCAGGGGTCAATGTCCTTTCAGTACTTTTTCTCTTCTGGACCAGACTCGAGGTCTGAATCCGAAGTGTGAAGGAGGGAACTTCTCTCACAAGGCTGGGAAGGAGAACTTCCTGGGGTGGTGGAGACATAGCCCCCCATCCCCATGTGCGCCCCTGCAGCTTCGCCGTGAACTCTCATTGGGAATGATCCCCCAAgccacaaacagacacacacacacacacacacaacagtacACACAAGGGCTCTCCACACCCCACGTGCCAGCCAGGCAGGGGGGGCCTCTCCAGGCTCACACACACTTCCTTGGAGAGCCTCCCAGGCGCCCACCCACCTTCACGGAGTAGGCAAAAGCCACGAAGCCCAGGCAGCAGAAGTTCATGAAGATCGTGTTGAACAGGGACCAGACGATGTGGTCGGGCACCGAGGTCTCGCTGCGGATGTTGATCACCGTGGTCGTCACGGGAGCCTGGCTCGGGGGAGCCCCCAGCACGGCCACCTCGTGCTCCTCCTTGAGCGTCTCATTGCTCGGGGAGATCCCGCTGTGGGCACCATTGGTGAAGGGCTGGGATGTGCGGTGCATGGTGGGCATCAGGCAGCTGTGGTCCAGGTGCCTGGACACTCCCAGGGGTCCTCCCTTTCCCCAGTAGTTTCGATTTCACTGAAGTTTCCGTTTCCTGGAAGTTGGGGGACGGGGGGATGGGCTGGCCCTGGGAGGCGGGGTGAGAACCGCCGAGTGTCAGGTTACaccagcgtcagtgggagggaggctgagggcCTGGAGGGAGCTTCCCATCCCAGAGGCTGGGGGCAGAAGACTTTCCTGCTACCCTCCCAGGGTCCTGGTTGAGACCCCACTGTAATCCAAAGACagtttaacaggagaaaaaccaaTCCCAGTTTAATAACACGTAGacctcctgtatacatgggagagacgcAGGAAAACTGAGTGACTCCGGAAATGCTGAAGCCACCACCTTAAATGCCACCTCCAGCTAAAGACAGAAGGTGTTGCGGGGTGGGGAAGAGAGGCCCCTCTGGGAGGTGACAAGGAAAAGCACACAAACGAGGGTAAGGATTCCTGCAGAGCTTCTCCATCCACAAGAGTCTCTAGAAATGTGGTCGACCCCCTCATCCCCATACAAGAGGAGACACACTTACATGGCGGTTTCCCTTGTACATGTAAGTGTCTTTCAAAAGGCTGACTTCTACTCAGTTTCAGAGCTTCTCCCAGGTGTCCTGTTGCTTAACAATAACCAGCTTGAACTAATCAATATGGCAAAGAGGCACCTTTGGGGTCATGAATTCTGCGTCCCTTCACACCCGAGCCAGGCCCTGGCTCAGCCACCCCACCTCCCTACTTAGGGGTGTGGTCAGGCCCCGGGACctttccccagcctgggggtctcaGGTCCAAGCCTGCTGCAGCCCCGCTGTCCCCACGCAGGGCCCCTCCCAGACCCTCACTCAGCCTCCACACCCCAGCCCCCAGAGCGAGCCCTGGCCCACAGCCCACCCCTCACTGCACCGCCCTCCCCTCGGAAATGCACTGGCCGTCCTGGCCCTGAGTCCCTGCTCCAGGCTGGCTTGGGTCCTTCCTGGTCGCAGGTCAGCACCCAGGAGCCTGGGTGGCCTGCCCCAAAGGAGCCTCCCATGGTCTCCCAAGGGCTCCCGGGTGCGGGGACACTGGGTCCCGCACGACCTGAGGAGGCAGCTGTGGTGGGAGACCCCAGGGTCCAGGGCATCTGGCGGCAGCTGGGAGCCCAGGGCCTGCGTATCTGCGCAGCCCCGtcgttccctcctccctcccgcgCCCCCCCCCCATTTGATATACCGACCAAGGAGCTTAAGGGGCAGCATGGAGGGGCCTCGGGAAGGGGCAATGCCTCCACCGCCCAGAGCCTTCCTGAATTACACGCTTTCCTCTTACTGACTCTGTCCACCCCACGGCAAAATGGTGACATCGGAGCAGAGAGCGGTGTGTGTCTTGCGGTGAGGCCGTGCCGGTGTCTAGGGGCAATGAGCGCTGTGCTGTTTCCCTGTCACAAAGAAGTAACGCACCTAGTAGGCCTGACCCCTGACCCGCCTCTCCCGCAGCCCCGCTCCGTGCCGACGTCCATCTggctccccccagcccctcctgctctGCCGTCTGAGAGCCCCCCACCCAGGGCAGGGTGGCTGCCTTTTCTCCGGGAGCTTCCAAGTCCCCTGTGccctcctccttgtcaggctggggGAATGAACTTGGCGGCCGCCCTCCTGCTGCCCCACCTGGGGGTCCTCCCTGCCGGCTCCCATGCCTCCAACAGCCTCCAGGCTGGCTCTGCTCCAAAGCTTCACAGTGGCCACCACCAGGCCCGGGAGCGTGGCGAGTTCCAGTGGAGAAAAGATGTATGCGCAAGTCTCATATCAGACTTTGAAAGCttggtgagaaaaaaagaattttttgttaagatataaattatttcatcagggcttccctggtggcgcactggttgagagtccgcctgccgatgcaggggacacgggttcgagccctggtccgggaagatcccacatgccacggagcggctgggcctgtgagccatggccgctgagcctgcgcgcccagagcctgtgctccgcaacgggtgaggccacaacagtgagaggcccgcgcagcacaaaaaaaaaccagaacaacACAGCACCCTCACATACAGatgctttattttattcaacTGTGGGCAGATGCGTGTATAAACTGCAGTGAAAAGGGATGACTGCCTCAGGCTGCCGGCAGCTACTGTTCGCCTCCGTGATCCTTTATGAGCTGGGAAACTCCTTGAAAAATCATCACGGAGCCAGTGGCGAAAATAACGATGAAGACGGTAATCAGGAGGAGGCCCAGGACCAGGGCGCAGATGTTCAGGCACTTGGCGGTGGAGGCGTAGCTCTGGGCCCCAATGACATCGCCCACCATCTTCCGGTCCCTAG
This region of Mesoplodon densirostris isolate mMesDen1 chromosome 7, mMesDen1 primary haplotype, whole genome shotgun sequence genomic DNA includes:
- the LOC132493377 gene encoding interferon-induced transmembrane protein 3-like, which encodes MPTMHRTSQPFTNGAHSGISPSNETLKEEHEVAVLGAPPSQAPVTTTVINIRSETSVPDHIVWSLFNTIFMNFCCLGFVAFAYSVKSRDRKMVGDVTGAQSYASTAKCLNICALVLSLVLITVFIVIFATGSVMIFQGVSQAIKVHGGEQ